From the Luteolibacter rhizosphaerae genome, one window contains:
- the cutA gene encoding divalent-cation tolerance protein CutA gives MENAMVVLCTFPDIEQARQIGAALVERQVAACVNLLPGVESIYRWEGKVEQASEVMGIIKTTCYPELEAAIRELHPYEVPEILALPIAAGSTGYLEWLVASCRG, from the coding sequence ATGGAAAACGCCATGGTCGTTCTTTGCACTTTCCCGGATATCGAGCAGGCGCGACAGATTGGCGCAGCCTTGGTGGAAAGGCAAGTGGCGGCCTGCGTCAATCTTCTGCCCGGCGTGGAATCCATCTACCGCTGGGAGGGGAAGGTGGAGCAGGCGAGCGAGGTGATGGGGATCATCAAGACCACCTGCTACCCGGAGTTGGAGGCCGCGATCCGTGAGCTGCATCCGTATGAGGTGCCGGAAATTCTGGCGCTCCCCATCGCGGCAGGATCCACGGGCTATCTGGAATGGCTGGTGGCGAGTTGCCGGGGCTGA
- the folP gene encoding dihydropteroate synthase, translating into MWWQTARSRMDLTRQGKIMGILNVTPDSFSDGGRHAGVEAALKHARTMIRDGAEIIDVGGESTRPGAPEVAIAEEIARTRPVIDALRAEWDGCISIDTSKAAVAEAALLAGADVVNDVSGLTADPEMVRVCAASGCGVVVMHMQGDPRTMQVAPHYEDVVAEVREFFEERLATLERGGIRREAICFDPGIGFGKTIRHNLKLLRDIGSLTVGGRPVLLGVSRKSFIGKALGSDDLADRAWPTVAITASTREAGVMIHRVHEVKPNHQALRMAEAILQGVNFPE; encoded by the coding sequence ATGTGGTGGCAAACGGCGCGTTCGCGGATGGATCTGACCCGGCAGGGAAAAATCATGGGGATTCTGAATGTGACCCCGGATTCCTTTTCGGACGGCGGACGGCATGCCGGGGTGGAGGCTGCCCTGAAGCATGCTCGCACGATGATTAGGGACGGCGCGGAGATCATCGATGTGGGCGGAGAATCGACCCGACCCGGCGCGCCGGAGGTGGCCATCGCGGAAGAGATCGCCCGCACCCGGCCGGTGATCGACGCGCTGCGAGCGGAGTGGGACGGGTGCATTTCGATCGATACCTCGAAGGCAGCGGTCGCGGAGGCAGCACTGCTGGCCGGGGCAGATGTAGTGAACGACGTGAGCGGCCTGACCGCGGATCCGGAGATGGTCCGGGTCTGCGCGGCGAGCGGTTGCGGCGTGGTGGTGATGCACATGCAGGGCGACCCGCGGACGATGCAGGTGGCACCGCACTATGAAGATGTGGTGGCGGAGGTCCGGGAGTTTTTCGAAGAGCGTCTCGCCACCTTGGAGCGGGGGGGTATCCGGCGGGAGGCGATTTGCTTCGATCCGGGAATCGGCTTCGGGAAGACGATCCGGCACAATCTCAAGCTCCTGCGGGACATCGGTAGCCTCACCGTGGGCGGTCGCCCTGTGTTGCTCGGCGTCTCGCGGAAGTCTTTTATCGGAAAGGCCTTGGGCAGCGACGACCTGGCTGACCGGGCTTGGCCGACGGTGGCGATCACCGCTTCCACCCGGGAGGCCGGGGTGATGATCCACCGGGTGCACGAGGTGAAGCCAAACCACCAGGCACTGCGGATGGCGGAGGCAATCTTGCAGGGCGTGAATTTTCCCGAATAA
- a CDS encoding sensor histidine kinase has product MKPGFLDKILARIDRIDPAEARQLLDRLVREKGFLEQVFEALHEGVIVLDGEGEISFINGAACRFFGLNPEAAQGTLITARIPGLDWASLVKPGMVVSRDLEIFYPENRFLNFYLSPIKHEQSPGTNFGWVMLVRDLTVTRAEAEQTLESERLNALTLLAAGVAHEIGNPLNSLDIHLQLMARKLKKLPPGDRKPLEENLETARSEIKRLDTILRQFLQAIRPTTPNRERCDLPKVLSDALRLLEPELETRGIAVELSLATDFPLMEVDSGQFQQVFYNLIRNAYQAIGGAGGIIRVSARANEYEAIFTIEDNGTGIPPEQMGSLFEPYRTTKQSGTGLGLLIVRRVVREHGGEIEVQSEPGSGTRILIHLPRGPRPVRLLEADRVIDIEASSH; this is encoded by the coding sequence TTGAAACCCGGCTTCCTTGACAAAATCCTCGCCCGCATCGACCGGATCGATCCGGCGGAAGCACGCCAACTTCTCGACCGTCTGGTGCGGGAGAAGGGTTTCCTGGAGCAGGTCTTCGAGGCGCTTCACGAGGGCGTCATCGTGCTGGATGGGGAAGGGGAGATCTCCTTCATCAACGGGGCCGCCTGCCGCTTCTTCGGCCTGAATCCGGAAGCTGCCCAAGGCACCCTCATCACCGCCCGCATCCCAGGACTGGATTGGGCCTCGCTGGTGAAGCCCGGCATGGTGGTCTCGCGGGATCTGGAGATCTTCTATCCGGAGAACCGCTTCCTGAATTTCTATCTCTCGCCGATCAAACACGAGCAGTCCCCGGGCACCAATTTCGGCTGGGTCATGCTCGTCCGCGACCTGACCGTGACGCGCGCCGAGGCGGAGCAGACCTTGGAGTCCGAGCGCTTGAATGCCCTGACCCTGCTTGCCGCCGGCGTCGCCCATGAAATCGGGAATCCCCTGAACTCGCTGGACATCCATCTCCAGCTCATGGCCCGCAAGCTGAAGAAGCTGCCGCCCGGGGACCGCAAGCCGCTGGAGGAAAATCTCGAAACCGCCCGCAGCGAGATCAAGCGGCTCGATACGATCCTCCGCCAGTTCCTGCAGGCCATCCGCCCCACCACGCCGAACCGCGAGCGCTGCGATCTGCCCAAGGTGCTCTCCGACGCGCTGCGGCTCCTCGAACCGGAACTCGAAACCCGCGGCATCGCCGTCGAGCTTTCCCTCGCTACCGATTTTCCGCTCATGGAGGTGGATTCAGGGCAGTTCCAGCAGGTCTTCTACAACCTGATCCGGAATGCCTATCAGGCCATCGGCGGGGCAGGCGGCATCATCCGCGTGAGCGCCCGCGCGAACGAATACGAGGCCATCTTCACCATCGAGGACAACGGCACCGGCATCCCCCCGGAGCAGATGGGCTCCCTGTTCGAACCCTACCGCACTACCAAGCAATCCGGCACCGGCCTCGGCCTGCTGATCGTTCGCCGCGTCGTCCGCGAGCACGGTGGCGAGATCGAGGTCCAGAGCGAACCCGGCAGCGGCACCCGCATCCTCATCCATCTTCCCCGCGGTCCGCGCCCGGTCCGCTTGCTGGAAGCCGACCGCGTGATCGATATCGAAGCCAGCAGCCACTAG
- a CDS encoding acylphosphatase has translation MIARRVIFEGRVQGVGFRYTTKDIAKGFEVCGTVKNLVDGTVELEVMGERDEVEAFLKEIAEESPLAHNIKGMHVKNIPPLEGVKGFTIER, from the coding sequence GTGATTGCCCGACGCGTCATCTTCGAGGGCCGCGTGCAAGGCGTGGGTTTCCGCTATACCACCAAGGACATTGCCAAGGGCTTCGAGGTCTGCGGCACGGTCAAGAATCTCGTCGACGGCACCGTCGAACTGGAGGTCATGGGCGAGCGCGACGAGGTCGAAGCCTTCCTCAAGGAAATCGCGGAGGAGTCCCCGCTGGCCCATAACATCAAGGGCATGCACGTGAAGAACATCCCGCCGCTTGAAGGCGTGAAGGGCTTCACGATCGAGCGCTAG
- a CDS encoding MarC family protein: MDLLALAVTLFLVLDPFGNAAIFHSVLAKIPEDRRRRVLARELIFALVILLGFLFVGKYLLAFLGVRPATLSISGGILLFLIALGMVFPTRSMLGESGDEEPFIVPLAVPLMAGPSSIALIFLTATKYPLQIGSIALAVSAAWLVSAVILYFSPALLRLLGTKGTRALERLMGLLLILVSVQMFLDGVSTYSASSAP; encoded by the coding sequence ATGGACCTCCTAGCCCTCGCCGTCACCCTCTTCCTCGTTCTCGATCCCTTCGGGAATGCGGCGATCTTCCATTCCGTTCTGGCCAAGATCCCGGAAGACCGCCGTCGCCGCGTGCTTGCCCGTGAGCTGATCTTCGCCCTCGTGATCCTGCTGGGCTTCCTCTTCGTGGGGAAATACCTCCTCGCTTTCCTCGGCGTCAGGCCCGCCACGCTTAGCATCTCCGGCGGCATCCTGCTTTTCCTCATCGCCCTGGGCATGGTCTTTCCCACCCGTTCGATGCTCGGGGAGTCAGGGGATGAAGAGCCCTTCATCGTGCCTCTGGCCGTGCCGCTCATGGCCGGCCCTTCCAGCATCGCGCTGATCTTCCTCACCGCGACCAAGTATCCTCTCCAGATCGGCTCGATCGCCCTCGCGGTGAGCGCCGCATGGCTGGTCTCCGCTGTCATCCTTTACTTCTCGCCTGCACTGCTCCGCTTGCTTGGGACGAAAGGAACCCGTGCTCTTGAGCGCCTCATGGGCCTCCTGCTCATCCTCGTCTCGGTTCAAATGTTCCTTGATGGGGTATCCACCTACAGCGCATCCTCCGCCCCGTGA
- the cdaA gene encoding diadenylate cyclase CdaA produces MAWEQLRDHWRDGVEILILAVAIYQIYRAFRATRGARILVGLVVILVSVTLILSQFEFQVIWWLVQRAAILLLFSLPIIFQPELRNALSKLGSSRLFNFSNKSQLDFLEVFEDSVVMLSKKRIGALFAIERDIDLKPFEETGVRLNADFSPELAMTIFFPKTPLHDGGMVIADKKMSAAACVFPVSQRELSDRSIGLRHRAAIGVTEETDCVAVIVSEETGAISICIEGVLERNLGEEKFRARMAQIFLANDDKNEKGAPKELDPEDRVAAARDRDLVSD; encoded by the coding sequence ATGGCGTGGGAGCAGCTAAGAGATCACTGGCGGGACGGGGTCGAAATTCTGATCCTGGCCGTCGCGATCTATCAGATTTACCGCGCCTTCCGGGCCACCCGCGGCGCGCGTATTCTGGTCGGACTGGTGGTGATCTTGGTTTCGGTCACGCTGATCCTCTCCCAGTTCGAGTTCCAAGTAATCTGGTGGCTGGTGCAGCGGGCGGCGATCCTACTGCTGTTCTCGCTGCCGATCATCTTCCAGCCGGAGCTGCGCAACGCCCTCTCCAAGCTGGGGAGCAGCCGGCTCTTCAATTTCAGCAACAAGAGCCAGCTCGACTTCCTGGAGGTCTTCGAGGACTCGGTGGTGATGTTGTCCAAAAAGCGCATCGGCGCGCTCTTCGCGATCGAGCGGGACATCGACCTGAAGCCCTTCGAGGAGACCGGAGTGAGGCTCAACGCGGATTTCTCCCCGGAGCTGGCGATGACGATTTTCTTCCCGAAGACGCCGCTGCATGACGGCGGCATGGTGATCGCTGACAAGAAGATGTCCGCCGCAGCCTGCGTCTTCCCCGTGAGCCAGCGGGAACTGAGCGACCGCTCGATCGGCCTGCGCCACCGCGCGGCGATCGGGGTGACGGAGGAAACCGACTGCGTGGCGGTGATCGTGAGCGAGGAAACCGGCGCGATTTCCATTTGCATCGAGGGCGTGCTGGAGCGGAATTTGGGCGAGGAAAAGTTCCGCGCGCGGATGGCCCAGATCTTCCTCGCGAACGACGACAAAAATGAAAAAGGCGCTCCGAAAGAACTGGATCCCGAAGATCGTGTCGCTGCTGCTCGCGATCGCGATCTGGTTTCTGATTAA
- the bioD gene encoding dethiobiotin synthase, which translates to MSYFVTGTDTGVGKTRFSCLLVEALRAEGIDAAGFKPVCCGDRDDAVHLAAASGGLTPDEVNPVWLKASVAPLVAGMLENRPVDPQDLIAKYRSFACEHRQVIVEGAGGWRVPLADGYDMADLAKDLGLPVILVVGNRLGALNHTILTVDSIRAKGLTIAGLVMNHLADELDTAAITNKGMIEQLTGVPILAEIIHGQDFLDVEPFLQG; encoded by the coding sequence GTGAGTTACTTCGTCACCGGAACGGACACGGGAGTCGGCAAGACTAGGTTTTCCTGCCTGCTGGTGGAGGCCCTCCGGGCCGAGGGAATCGATGCCGCAGGCTTCAAGCCGGTGTGCTGCGGCGATCGCGACGACGCCGTCCATCTGGCAGCAGCTTCCGGCGGACTGACTCCGGACGAGGTGAATCCCGTGTGGTTGAAGGCGTCGGTGGCGCCCTTGGTCGCGGGCATGCTGGAGAACCGCCCGGTGGATCCGCAGGACCTGATCGCGAAGTATCGCAGCTTCGCCTGCGAGCATCGCCAGGTGATCGTGGAAGGAGCGGGCGGATGGCGCGTGCCGCTGGCGGATGGCTACGATATGGCAGACTTGGCGAAGGATCTCGGCCTGCCGGTGATCCTCGTGGTGGGAAACCGGCTCGGTGCCCTGAACCATACGATCCTGACGGTTGATTCGATCCGCGCGAAAGGTCTGACGATCGCCGGACTGGTCATGAATCATCTGGCGGACGAGCTGGATACCGCGGCGATCACGAACAAAGGGATGATCGAGCAGCTCACCGGCGTGCCGATCCTGGCAGAGATCATCCACGGGCAGGACTTCCTAGACGTGGAGCCGTTTTTGCAGGGATAG
- the trpB gene encoding tryptophan synthase subunit beta, translating into MPTLTTPLPDATGHFGQFGGMFVPETLMAPLQELSTAYDEARKDPEFQRELDDLLTNYVGRPTPLYFAERWTEKLGGAKIYLKREDLLHTGAHKINNAIGQILLAKRLGKKRIIAETGAGQHGVATATVCARFGMDCVVYMGAVDMERQALNVARMRLMGAEVRAVTAGQATLKEAVNEAMRDWVATVDHTHYILGSALGSHPFPMMVRDFHRVIGLEAREQILAKEGRLPDLLVACVGGGSNAIGLFHPFLQDEDVRMVGVEAGGLGILPEKHAARFQGGKLGVLQGTKTWLLANEDGQIELTHSVSAGLDYAAVGPEHAYLQNIGRVEYTYATDDEALSAFKELAHTEGILPALESSHAMAYVSKIAGSLPKDSIIIANLSGRGDKDVEQAAKYLLGGV; encoded by the coding sequence ATGCCAACACTGACGACTCCCCTTCCCGACGCGACCGGCCACTTCGGACAGTTCGGCGGGATGTTCGTTCCGGAAACCCTGATGGCTCCCCTGCAGGAGCTGTCCACGGCCTACGACGAGGCCCGGAAGGATCCGGAATTCCAACGGGAACTGGACGACTTGCTCACGAATTACGTGGGCCGGCCGACTCCACTGTATTTCGCGGAGCGATGGACGGAAAAGCTGGGCGGCGCGAAGATTTACCTGAAGCGGGAAGACCTGCTGCACACGGGCGCTCACAAGATCAACAACGCGATCGGCCAGATCCTGCTGGCGAAGCGGCTCGGCAAGAAGCGGATCATCGCGGAGACCGGGGCCGGCCAGCACGGCGTGGCGACGGCGACGGTGTGCGCGCGTTTCGGCATGGACTGCGTGGTTTACATGGGTGCCGTTGACATGGAGCGTCAGGCCCTGAACGTGGCCCGCATGCGCCTGATGGGTGCCGAGGTCCGCGCGGTGACGGCGGGCCAAGCGACGCTGAAGGAAGCGGTGAACGAGGCCATGCGCGACTGGGTGGCCACGGTGGATCACACCCACTACATTCTCGGCTCGGCGCTGGGCTCGCATCCCTTCCCGATGATGGTCCGCGATTTCCACCGCGTGATCGGCTTGGAAGCCCGCGAGCAGATTCTGGCGAAGGAGGGCCGCTTGCCGGACCTGCTGGTGGCTTGTGTCGGAGGCGGATCGAATGCGATCGGCCTGTTCCATCCCTTCCTGCAGGACGAGGACGTCCGCATGGTGGGCGTGGAGGCTGGTGGTCTAGGCATTCTGCCGGAGAAGCACGCGGCGCGTTTCCAAGGCGGCAAGCTGGGCGTGCTGCAAGGCACGAAGACCTGGTTGCTGGCGAACGAGGACGGGCAGATCGAGCTGACGCATTCGGTTTCCGCAGGCCTCGATTATGCCGCCGTGGGGCCGGAACATGCCTACCTTCAAAACATCGGCCGGGTGGAATACACCTACGCGACGGACGACGAGGCGCTGTCCGCGTTCAAGGAACTGGCGCACACGGAGGGCATCCTGCCCGCGCTGGAGAGCTCGCATGCGATGGCCTACGTCTCGAAAATCGCGGGGAGCCTCCCGAAGGATTCCATCATCATCGCGAACCTTTCGGGGCGCGGGGATAAGGATGTGGAGCAGGCGGCGAAATATCTGCTGGGAGGGGTTTGA
- a CDS encoding sigma-54-dependent transcriptional regulator, with the protein MTPTLLIADDERATRDGLRSALEEEFEVFTASNSKEALQVLKSEPIDLLLTDLRMGGDSGMDLLSEAMKLPNPPVSIMMTAYGSVDTAVEAMRRGAWHFVTKPLNLDEVEMLLKRALRNRKLETENTQLRAQIADSSGLERLAGKSPAIQRVIDVVRQVAPTRATVLIEGESGTGKEVVAHAIHRLSGRPPEKLVIVHCAALAPQILESELFGHEKGAFTGAVQRRIGRFEQADGGTLFLDEIGEIDASIQVKLLRALSERTIERVGSNTPVKVDVRLVAATNKNLSAMVARGDFREDLYFRLNVVRIEMPPLRERAEDIVILAGAFLKEFAEENGRPVKPLSDAALSRLRAYPWPGNVRELRTAIEHGVVMSNDPVIDLHHLPSSVTGDAPLAILPVTVPAEGKITLAAPREFNLHALETSAIRSALAQAGGNRTRAAELLGISRRTLQRKLKEEED; encoded by the coding sequence ATGACTCCGACTCTCCTGATCGCCGACGACGAACGCGCCACCCGTGATGGCCTCCGCTCCGCCTTGGAGGAGGAGTTCGAGGTATTCACCGCTTCGAATTCGAAGGAGGCACTCCAAGTCCTCAAGTCCGAGCCTATCGACCTCCTCCTCACCGATCTCCGCATGGGCGGGGATTCCGGTATGGACCTTCTGAGCGAGGCGATGAAGCTGCCCAATCCGCCCGTGTCCATCATGATGACGGCCTATGGCTCGGTGGATACCGCAGTGGAGGCCATGCGCCGCGGGGCCTGGCACTTCGTCACCAAGCCGCTGAATCTTGACGAGGTCGAAATGCTGCTGAAGCGCGCCCTGCGCAATCGCAAGCTGGAGACGGAGAACACCCAGCTCCGCGCGCAAATCGCGGATTCCTCCGGTCTGGAACGCCTTGCAGGCAAGTCGCCTGCCATCCAGCGCGTGATCGATGTGGTCAGGCAGGTCGCGCCCACCCGCGCCACCGTGCTGATCGAAGGGGAATCAGGTACCGGGAAGGAGGTGGTGGCGCATGCAATCCACCGTCTCAGCGGCCGCCCGCCGGAGAAACTGGTGATCGTCCACTGCGCCGCTCTCGCCCCGCAGATTCTGGAAAGCGAGCTCTTCGGCCACGAGAAGGGGGCCTTCACCGGCGCGGTCCAGCGCCGCATCGGCCGCTTCGAGCAGGCGGATGGCGGCACCCTCTTCCTCGATGAGATCGGTGAGATCGATGCCTCGATCCAAGTGAAGCTCCTCCGCGCCCTTTCCGAGCGCACCATCGAGCGGGTCGGCTCGAATACCCCGGTGAAGGTGGATGTCCGCCTCGTCGCCGCCACCAACAAGAATCTCTCGGCCATGGTCGCGCGCGGGGATTTCCGGGAAGATCTTTACTTCCGCTTGAATGTCGTGCGGATCGAAATGCCGCCGTTGCGGGAGCGCGCGGAGGACATCGTGATCCTCGCCGGAGCCTTCCTGAAGGAGTTCGCGGAGGAAAACGGTCGCCCGGTGAAGCCTCTCAGCGATGCCGCACTTTCCCGCCTCCGTGCCTATCCGTGGCCCGGTAATGTCCGCGAGCTCCGCACCGCCATCGAGCACGGTGTGGTGATGAGCAATGACCCGGTGATCGACCTGCATCATTTGCCCTCCTCCGTGACGGGAGATGCCCCCCTCGCGATTCTCCCCGTGACGGTCCCGGCAGAGGGTAAAATCACCCTTGCCGCTCCCCGGGAATTCAACTTGCATGCGCTCGAAACTAGCGCCATCCGCTCCGCCCTGGCACAAGCCGGAGGCAACCGGACGCGGGCTGCCGAACTTCTCGGCATCAGCCGCCGAACCCTCCAGCGCAAGCTGAAGGAGGAGGAAGACTGA